In Gemmatimonadota bacterium, the sequence CACGACGTGGGCTACATCCGCCTCAGCACGACTCCAAACCACAACGTGCTGGGCGAGCGCATTGCCTCGCTGGAGGGGGCGGAGGCGGGGCTGGTGACGGGCAGCGGCATGGCCGCGATCTCGGCCGTGCTGCTCACCACCTTGGCGGCCGGAGACCACCTCCTCACGCAGGACGTCCTGTACGGCGGCACGAACGGGTTGTTCGACAACGCGCTCACGCCGCTCGGGATTTCGCGAACCGTCATCGACCCCCAGCGGCCCGACACGTGGGCCGACGCGCTGCGTCCGAAGACCAAGGCGTTCTACGTGGAGACGCTGAGCAACCCGTTGGTCCAGCTCGCCGATCTGGAGGCCGTGGTGGCGTTCGCACGCGAGCACGGCCTCGTCACGGTGATCGACAACACGTTCGCGAGCCCCGTGAACTTCCGGCCTGCGGAGCACGGCTTCGATCTGACGATCGAGAGCTGCACGAAGTATATGAACGGCCACAACGACATTGTCGCCGGGTCGGTCGTGGGCTCGGCCGGGCGTGTACGCGCGATCAAGATGACGCTCGACCACCTGGGAGGATCGCTGGACCCGCA encodes:
- a CDS encoding aminotransferase class I/II-fold pyridoxal phosphate-dependent enzyme; the protein is MTESTLALGTRAIHAGAPDERAAGAVVTPIYQSSTYEYHGESYHDVGYIRLSTTPNHNVLGERIASLEGAEAGLVTGSGMAAISAVLLTTLAAGDHLLTQDVLYGGTNGLFDNALTPLGISRTVIDPQRPDTWADALRPKTKAFYVETLSNPLVQLADLEAVVAFAREHGLVTVIDNTFASPVNFRPAEHGFDLTIESCTKYMNGHNDIVAGSVVGSAGRVRAIKMTLDHLGGSLDPHACFLLERGLKTLPVRVRHQNDSAARIAARLEAHPEVATVQHPSLASHPQHERAGRLLDGFGGMMAFSLRGGVAAAEGLLAETRLVAHAPSLGGVDTLAVRPHAAVHSGLSEEQRAHAGIDPGLIRFSVGLEDPEDLIADLEQALAGR